A section of the Cylindrospermum stagnale PCC 7417 genome encodes:
- a CDS encoding nucleotidyltransferase domain-containing protein produces the protein MFPLITHFEELLKNIQPPQERLDAARDLPPLVREYIAKSKDFPTVYPHSRLAGSYAQKMAVGDVKDVDTLIRVPGDPKANEPEAKRLIQDMKKLLDGLPKALGFEGYAEAEIEVERARRSVHVYFKGKDFHLDFVPCIAPNGFESVLYVPDRGFNKWIASHPIGYINLLNELQEKHDHKVKPLGKLLKHFRDCQMKSRKPKSYWLGALLVNHIQKNTLDMTQPLAVLFYELLDAIYCQYDHLLYTSNVATPNLSDPILGHNISWNWSRTHFETFMRRINEGRDWAAKALETDDREKAIKYWQKIFKEEYFPSEVETAASQLAKVGLPGKSYVSSTGLILPSQPASGLYTSTIATKFHGIDQG, from the coding sequence ATGTTTCCGCTTATCACACACTTTGAAGAACTGCTCAAGAACATTCAACCACCCCAAGAACGCCTTGATGCAGCACGCGATTTGCCACCCTTAGTCCGTGAGTACATTGCCAAAAGCAAAGATTTTCCCACTGTCTACCCTCACTCTCGACTTGCAGGCTCATACGCCCAAAAAATGGCAGTAGGTGATGTTAAAGACGTAGATACCCTAATACGTGTCCCTGGCGATCCAAAGGCAAATGAACCAGAGGCTAAACGATTAATTCAAGACATGAAAAAGTTGCTTGATGGCTTGCCAAAAGCTTTGGGCTTTGAGGGATATGCAGAAGCGGAAATAGAAGTAGAGCGGGCACGCCGATCCGTCCATGTCTACTTCAAAGGCAAAGATTTCCACCTAGACTTTGTTCCTTGCATTGCACCAAATGGATTCGAGAGTGTGCTTTACGTCCCAGATCGAGGATTCAATAAGTGGATTGCATCGCACCCCATCGGGTATATCAACTTACTCAATGAGCTACAGGAAAAACACGACCACAAAGTTAAACCACTTGGCAAGCTTCTGAAGCACTTCCGTGACTGCCAAATGAAAAGCCGCAAACCCAAGAGTTACTGGCTTGGCGCTCTGCTAGTTAATCATATCCAAAAGAACACTTTAGACATGACACAGCCATTGGCAGTTCTATTTTACGAGCTTTTGGATGCTATTTACTGCCAATACGATCACCTGCTATATACTAGCAATGTTGCAACCCCAAACCTCTCCGATCCAATCCTTGGTCATAACATCTCTTGGAACTGGAGTCGCACCCACTTTGAAACCTTCATGAGACGGATTAATGAGGGACGGGATTGGGCAGCTAAAGCTTTAGAGACTGATGATCGGGAGAAGGCAATTAAATACTGGCAAAAAATCTTTAAAGAAGAATATTTTCCATCAGAGGTAGAAACCGCTGCGTCTCAATTGGCTAAAGTGGGTTTACCTGGCAAATCTTACGTCAGCTCTACTGGTTTGATTCTGCCCAGCCAACCTGCTTCTGGTTTATACACTTCAACCATTGCAACCAAGTTTCATGGGATTGACCAAGGCTGA
- a CDS encoding ThiF family adenylyltransferase, with amino-acid sequence MNTVSLTLQEQHSNYLHELLLTIDGKERAAYVLCGQAVINADPWDGQPHQKFISYEVIPVPEDEIVSFSAKHITWKTDSFVRALQAAQAKNLTLAIFHSHREGLREFSIQDDTNEPDLIQLAQNRNGSDTQILSVILMPDGNLVGRLWVSSQEVISLRMIRVIGQKIRLYYPNRGLGVSPPAFQRQALAFGEALNQDLSMLRVGVIGCGGTGSAIAMLLPKMGIRNIALFDKDIVEDTNLNRLHGARQPDADAMSPKVEVVAKSLMELGLGVQVRTYQAWIGEADCRDPLKACDVIFCCTDDHTGRLMLNRFAYYYATPVFDMGLAIEVSQGETPNFQALDGRVTVLAPAPGHTCLLCREVINPVAARDEALKRSNPDEYERRKAEAYVIGEGNPSPAVVLFTTEVAIMAMQELVHRLQGFRGEDGAAAHRVRKFHLTTDRKPAAIPNPNCPVCGTAGAQWWGRGDVMPFLNLVE; translated from the coding sequence TTGAATACTGTAAGCTTGACATTGCAAGAGCAACACTCAAATTACCTGCACGAATTGCTATTAACCATAGATGGTAAAGAGCGAGCGGCCTATGTCTTGTGTGGACAGGCCGTTATCAATGCCGACCCTTGGGATGGGCAGCCTCACCAAAAATTCATTTCTTATGAAGTAATACCAGTGCCAGAGGATGAAATTGTTTCTTTCTCTGCCAAACACATTACCTGGAAAACGGATTCTTTTGTTCGGGCATTGCAAGCAGCACAAGCGAAAAACCTGACACTAGCCATTTTCCACAGTCATCGAGAAGGCTTGAGAGAATTCTCTATTCAAGATGATACTAACGAACCAGACTTGATTCAACTGGCACAAAACCGCAACGGCTCAGATACACAGATTTTGAGTGTTATCCTAATGCCGGATGGAAATTTGGTTGGTCGCCTGTGGGTTAGTTCGCAAGAAGTTATCTCCTTGCGGATGATTCGTGTGATTGGGCAGAAAATCCGTTTGTATTATCCAAACCGGGGGCTGGGGGTTTCTCCTCCAGCATTCCAGCGACAGGCTTTAGCTTTTGGGGAGGCCCTCAATCAAGACTTATCGATGTTGCGTGTTGGGGTCATTGGTTGCGGCGGTACAGGAAGTGCGATCGCTATGTTGCTGCCAAAGATGGGTATTCGGAACATTGCACTTTTCGATAAAGACATTGTTGAGGATACAAATTTAAATCGGCTACACGGTGCGCGTCAGCCAGATGCTGATGCTATGAGTCCCAAAGTTGAAGTTGTTGCCAAGTCACTTATGGAACTTGGACTTGGTGTTCAAGTGAGAACATATCAAGCTTGGATTGGAGAAGCAGACTGCCGCGATCCCCTGAAAGCGTGCGACGTAATTTTTTGTTGTACTGATGATCATACGGGTCGCCTAATGCTGAATAGGTTTGCCTACTACTATGCAACACCTGTATTTGATATGGGTTTAGCAATTGAGGTTTCTCAAGGGGAAACGCCCAATTTTCAGGCTTTGGATGGTCGCGTCACGGTGCTTGCACCTGCACCAGGACACACCTGTCTATTGTGTCGTGAAGTTATAAATCCTGTTGCTGCAAGGGATGAAGCGTTGAAACGCAGTAATCCTGATGAGTACGAACGCCGCAAGGCAGAAGCCTACGTTATTGGAGAAGGAAACCCCAGCCCTGCCGTTGTTTTATTTACAACGGAGGTAGCAATTATGGCGATGCAGGAACTTGTCCACCGCCTTCAGGGTTTCCGTGGTGAGGATGGTGCAGCAGCTCACAGGGTTCGTAAATTCCATCTGACGACTGACCGTAAACCAGCAGCAATCCCTAATCCCAATTGCCCAGTTTGCGGGACAGCCGGTGCCCAGTGGTGGGGCAGAGGGGATGTTATGCCTTTCCTTAATCTGGTGGAGTAA
- a CDS encoding E2/UBC family protein yields the protein MSFLPSNDRQYLENRGLPFEEVVDASQKGVILREFQLPLGRFDTEQADILILLPSGYPDAPPDMFYLLPWVKLVQGAKYPKAADQPHQFNGQKWQRWSRHNNEWRPGTDGIWTMLKRIENALEVAA from the coding sequence ATGAGCTTTTTACCCTCAAACGATCGCCAATACCTGGAAAACAGGGGTTTACCTTTTGAAGAAGTGGTAGATGCCAGTCAAAAGGGCGTTATTTTACGCGAATTTCAGTTACCACTTGGCCGTTTTGATACTGAACAGGCAGATATCTTAATTCTCTTGCCGAGCGGATACCCAGATGCACCCCCCGATATGTTTTACCTGCTGCCGTGGGTAAAGCTGGTACAAGGTGCAAAATACCCAAAGGCAGCCGATCAACCACACCAATTTAATGGTCAGAAATGGCAGCGATGGTCGAGACATAATAACGAGTGGCGACCTGGTACAGATGGCATATGGACAATGCTCAAACGGATTGAAAATGCTCTGGAGGTGGCTGCTTGA
- a CDS encoding DUF6527 family protein: protein MFLRGVVRQLLIWLRFIRQPDLSARIVPTHPAPENIKPGEILVVGDAEYQKWACFRCPGGCGENILLSLNQKRHPCWAIAIDSLGRPTLNPSVRQLNECHCHFWVRQGVVEWCADSGQK from the coding sequence ATGTTTCTTCGCGGTGTAGTTAGACAGTTATTAATCTGGCTGCGTTTTATTCGTCAGCCAGACTTATCAGCACGGATAGTTCCAACACATCCTGCACCTGAGAATATAAAACCAGGGGAGATTTTAGTCGTTGGTGATGCTGAATATCAGAAATGGGCTTGTTTTCGTTGCCCTGGAGGATGTGGTGAAAATATTTTGCTGTCTTTGAATCAAAAGCGGCATCCTTGCTGGGCGATCGCCATTGATTCGTTGGGGCGACCAACACTTAATCCTTCTGTTAGGCAGCTTAACGAATGCCACTGCCACTTTTGGGTGCGTCAGGGAGTTGTTGAATGGTGCGCTGATTCAGGACAGAAATAA